In a genomic window of Azospirillum baldaniorum:
- a CDS encoding TRAP transporter small permease: MPGTDTLTSAAPHTQAAAPPAGAASQPGRGLPGWWSFIEDRLLLNVATILMMAAIGIMFYEASSRSLLSESHWWAEELVRFMVVWSVLLSLGVGTRHGHYIRMDLLLNMMPQGLRLAFSWVNSLIGLGFSVLLVVAGIQEVAHLQAIGMFTESNLDLPLWMVRLVLPLGGVLYGFAFIGNIILLLRGQDPDPPTEGENL, encoded by the coding sequence ATGCCGGGAACCGATACATTGACCTCCGCCGCTCCGCACACCCAAGCGGCAGCGCCGCCGGCGGGCGCCGCTTCGCAGCCGGGCCGCGGCCTGCCGGGCTGGTGGAGCTTCATCGAGGACCGCCTCCTCCTGAACGTCGCCACGATCCTGATGATGGCGGCCATCGGCATCATGTTCTACGAGGCGTCCAGCCGCTCCCTCCTGTCGGAAAGCCACTGGTGGGCGGAGGAGCTGGTCCGCTTCATGGTGGTGTGGAGCGTGCTCCTGTCGCTGGGCGTCGGCACGCGGCACGGCCACTACATCCGCATGGACCTGCTGCTCAACATGATGCCGCAGGGGCTGCGGCTGGCCTTCTCCTGGGTGAACAGCCTGATCGGGCTGGGCTTCAGCGTGCTTCTGGTGGTCGCCGGGATTCAGGAGGTCGCGCACCTCCAGGCCATCGGCATGTTCACCGAATCCAACCTTGACCTGCCGCTGTGGATGGTCCGGCTGGTGCTGCCGCTGGGCGGGGTGCTCTACGGCTTCGCCTTCATCGGCAACATCATCCTGCTGCTGCGCGGCCAGGACCCCGATCCGCCCACAGAGGGCGAGAATCTCTAG
- a CDS encoding MaoC family dehydratase codes for MPDVQEPRTIVADLGRYLEDFTVGDVYEHRPGRTITEADNIQFSLLTMNRHPMHCDHAFAEKSEFGKPLVNSGLTLAMVLGMTVDDVSYKSVANLGWKEIKLVAPVFPGDTIYARSKVLDVRESKKRPTQGIVTTYTEGYKADGTVFLTFERASLVPKRGHGIGD; via the coding sequence ATGCCCGATGTTCAGGAACCGCGGACCATCGTCGCCGACCTTGGCCGCTACCTCGAGGATTTCACCGTCGGCGATGTCTACGAGCACCGCCCCGGCCGGACCATCACCGAAGCGGACAACATCCAGTTCAGCCTGCTGACGATGAACCGCCACCCCATGCACTGCGACCACGCCTTCGCCGAGAAGTCGGAGTTCGGCAAGCCGCTGGTCAACAGCGGCCTGACGCTGGCCATGGTGCTGGGCATGACGGTGGACGACGTCTCCTACAAGTCCGTTGCCAACCTCGGCTGGAAGGAGATCAAGCTGGTCGCTCCGGTCTTCCCCGGCGACACGATCTACGCGCGCTCCAAGGTGCTGGACGTGCGCGAATCCAAGAAGCGCCCGACCCAGGGCATCGTGACCACCTACACCGAGGGCTACAAGGCCGACGGCACGGTCTTCCTGACCTTCGAACGGGCCAGCCTCGTCCCCAAGCGGGGCCACGGCATCGGCGACTGA
- a CDS encoding TRAP transporter large permease, with the protein MTSIIAVVSLLLLVAGGVHIALALGVIAVGLLTFNFNIPVVLVAQMAWDSVDKYALVCIPFFIFAGNLMSRGNLALVILDLVGTVIRWFRGGVALALAMSSVFFAAVNGSSVACAVALGPAAVKLLPAEGYPPRFAASLVAVCGTLGLMIPPSLTFILIGSIVGLPITDLFIAGIVPGLFEAFLLGLTTLIVSRINGYGRVGERPDWKGFGQRLPGAAGALMMPVIIIGTIYMGWFTPTEVSALAAVYAVVLVTMVYRTANLAAVWETARESVLQTVMIYGVLLGSGLLTAVLTRLGLSAELTAMLKEAQVSPFEFLLAVNLLLLVVGMFLDGVSMIVLLAPILFPMAQAVGVNPIHFAVIMTALVEVATLTPPVGLNLFVMSRITKMPLHAIVKGVLPFYGMRVVALLVINAFPALSLVLLT; encoded by the coding sequence ATGACATCCATCATCGCCGTCGTCAGCCTGCTGCTTCTCGTGGCGGGGGGCGTGCATATCGCGCTGGCCCTGGGCGTCATCGCGGTCGGGCTGCTGACCTTCAATTTCAACATCCCGGTCGTCCTGGTCGCGCAGATGGCCTGGGACTCCGTCGACAAATACGCGCTGGTCTGCATCCCGTTCTTCATCTTCGCCGGCAACCTGATGTCGCGTGGCAACCTCGCGCTGGTCATCCTCGATCTGGTCGGCACGGTGATCCGCTGGTTCCGCGGCGGCGTCGCCCTGGCGCTGGCCATGTCCAGCGTGTTCTTTGCGGCGGTCAACGGCTCGTCGGTGGCCTGCGCCGTGGCGCTCGGCCCGGCGGCGGTGAAGCTGCTGCCGGCGGAGGGCTATCCGCCCCGCTTCGCCGCCTCGCTGGTCGCGGTCTGCGGCACGCTGGGGCTGATGATCCCGCCGTCGCTGACCTTCATCCTGATCGGCTCCATCGTCGGGCTGCCGATCACCGACCTGTTCATCGCCGGCATCGTGCCCGGCCTGTTCGAGGCGTTCCTGCTCGGCCTCACCACGCTGATCGTCAGCCGGATCAACGGTTACGGCCGGGTCGGCGAGCGTCCGGACTGGAAGGGCTTCGGCCAGCGCCTGCCGGGTGCCGCCGGGGCGCTGATGATGCCGGTGATCATCATCGGCACGATCTACATGGGCTGGTTCACCCCGACCGAAGTGTCGGCGCTGGCCGCGGTCTACGCGGTGGTCCTGGTGACGATGGTCTACCGCACGGCCAACCTCGCCGCGGTGTGGGAGACGGCGCGGGAGTCGGTGCTCCAGACGGTGATGATCTACGGCGTGCTGCTCGGCTCCGGCCTGCTGACCGCGGTGCTGACCCGCCTCGGCCTGTCCGCCGAGCTGACCGCGATGCTGAAGGAGGCGCAGGTCTCCCCCTTCGAGTTCCTGCTGGCGGTCAATCTGCTGCTGCTTGTCGTCGGCATGTTCCTGGACGGCGTGTCGATGATCGTGCTGCTGGCGCCGATTCTGTTCCCGATGGCGCAGGCGGTGGGGGTGAACCCGATCCACTTCGCCGTCATCATGACCGCGCTGGTGGAGGTGGCGACCCTGACGCCGCCGGTCGGGCTGAACCTGTTCGTGATGAGCCGCATCACCAAGATGCCGCTCCATGCCATCGTGAAGGGGGTGCTGCCCTTCTACGGGATGCGGGTGGTGGCCCTGCTCGTCATCAACGCCTTCCCGGCCCTGTCGCTGGTCCTGCTGACGTAA
- a CDS encoding HpcH/HpaI aldolase/citrate lyase family protein, translating into MPNNPQNAATTPDSPVRRSYLFVPGARPDRFAKALGAGADAVIIDLEDAVAPGDKDSARAAVCSFLREHTGAGGPAVFVRTNSVRSRTGLLDILALTDLPDGTAPRWAGILLPKVDGAEDVRLAAGLLDERNLPGALGALIESADGLENVMAIAAASPRLSFLMFGGGDLSAELRVPLAWEPLVQARTRIVHAAARFGLDALDMPWIALDDEEGYRQELARSVLHGFTARSAIHPKQITAIHDAYTPSPDAVLRAGRVLAAFEAAGGGVCVLDGRLVERPLVLGSHRILALARRAGML; encoded by the coding sequence ATGCCCAACAATCCGCAGAACGCAGCAACGACGCCGGATTCGCCGGTCCGCCGCTCCTACCTGTTCGTTCCCGGCGCCCGCCCGGATCGTTTCGCCAAGGCCCTGGGGGCCGGCGCCGACGCGGTCATCATCGATCTCGAGGACGCGGTGGCCCCCGGCGACAAGGACAGCGCCCGTGCCGCCGTCTGCTCCTTCCTGCGGGAGCACACCGGCGCGGGCGGGCCGGCGGTTTTCGTTCGAACCAATTCGGTGCGCAGCCGCACCGGCTTGCTCGACATCCTCGCCCTGACCGATCTTCCGGACGGCACGGCGCCGCGCTGGGCGGGAATCCTGCTGCCGAAGGTGGACGGGGCCGAGGACGTCCGGCTGGCTGCCGGCCTTCTCGACGAGCGCAATCTGCCCGGCGCGCTCGGCGCGTTGATCGAGAGCGCCGACGGCCTGGAGAACGTCATGGCGATCGCCGCGGCCTCCCCCCGCCTGTCCTTCCTGATGTTCGGCGGGGGCGACCTGTCGGCGGAGCTGCGCGTGCCGCTGGCCTGGGAACCGCTGGTCCAGGCCCGCACCCGCATCGTGCACGCCGCCGCCCGATTCGGGCTGGACGCGCTGGACATGCCGTGGATCGCGCTGGACGACGAGGAGGGCTACCGCCAGGAGCTGGCGCGCAGCGTCCTGCACGGCTTCACCGCGCGCTCGGCCATCCATCCCAAGCAGATCACCGCCATCCACGACGCCTACACCCCGTCGCCCGACGCGGTCCTCCGCGCCGGGCGGGTCCTGGCCGCCTTCGAGGCGGCGGGCGGCGGGGTCTGCGTGCTGGACGGCAGGCTGGTCGAGCGGCCCCTGGTGCTGGGGTCCCATCGAATCCTGGCATTGGCCCGCCGCGCCGGAATGCTGTAG
- a CDS encoding GntR family transcriptional regulator, with protein MKAAVRPASVRPSAAEGPRFQEILDALRADISDGRVGVGERLPTEQELCLRFSASRYTVREALRRLQDLGLIARRQGSGSVVTAARPDGRFHNTLSSLAEIGQYASSTRLEVLAVEKILVEGRTAELLRSQPDTPWVRVVALRRQPGERTPLCYTEVFLPAAFDDVAQAIGTFPVAVYAVLESRYGLRIEEVVQSIEATSADANLASRLSVEVGTPILVVIRHYLDAEGNALEVAVSSHAAGRYRYEMTLQRSG; from the coding sequence GTGAAAGCCGCCGTTCGCCCGGCCTCCGTCCGCCCGTCCGCCGCGGAGGGGCCGCGTTTCCAGGAGATTCTGGACGCGCTGCGCGCCGACATTTCGGACGGGCGGGTCGGGGTCGGCGAACGGCTGCCGACCGAGCAGGAGCTGTGCCTGCGCTTCTCCGCCAGCCGCTACACGGTGCGGGAGGCGCTGCGCCGGCTCCAGGATCTCGGCCTGATCGCGCGCCGCCAGGGCTCGGGGTCGGTGGTGACCGCCGCCCGCCCCGACGGGCGCTTCCACAACACTTTGTCCAGCCTCGCGGAGATCGGGCAGTACGCCTCCTCCACCCGGCTGGAGGTGCTGGCGGTGGAGAAGATCCTGGTGGAGGGGCGGACGGCGGAGCTTTTGCGCTCCCAGCCGGACACGCCCTGGGTCCGGGTGGTGGCGCTGCGCCGCCAGCCGGGGGAGCGGACGCCGCTCTGCTACACCGAGGTGTTCCTCCCCGCCGCCTTCGACGACGTGGCCCAGGCCATCGGCACCTTTCCGGTCGCCGTCTACGCGGTGCTGGAAAGCCGCTACGGCCTGCGCATCGAGGAGGTCGTGCAGTCCATCGAGGCCACATCGGCGGACGCCAACCTCGCGTCCCGCCTGTCGGTGGAGGTCGGCACCCCGATCCTGGTGGTGATCCGCCATTATCTGGACGCCGAAGGAAACGCGCTGGAGGTGGCGGTCAGCAGCCACGCGGCCGGACGATACCGCTATGAAATGACGCTGCAACGATCCGGGTAA
- a CDS encoding CaiB/BaiF CoA transferase family protein has protein sequence MLPLEGVIVIAVEQYGAGPFGTMLLADLGAEVIKVENPAEGGEVGRHVGPHFFGPGNSHFYQSFNRNKRSITLNLKHPEGMAVLHELVRYADAVLDNLRGDLPDKLGLTYEHLKAVNPKIVCAHLSAYGRTGPRRAWPGYDYLMQAEAGYLSVTGEPDGPPARFGMSVVDMMTGLMTAFGLVSGVVGARASGKGSDVDVSLFDTALHNMTYLATWYLNGGHNQGREPRSAHPSLTPSQLYRTRDGWLFVMCNKEKFWPVFCDKIGKPEWGDDPRFRSFKDRLANREQLTVLLDEVLGQRDTAEWVEILGGAVPAAPVLDIAQSLENPFVRDSDRVADFAYPDGSNGVRMLTGPVRIGGERLPTRPAPALGADTEDVLGRIGIGPERIAALREQGAL, from the coding sequence GTGCTACCCCTCGAAGGCGTCATCGTCATCGCCGTGGAGCAATACGGCGCCGGCCCGTTCGGCACCATGCTGCTGGCCGATCTCGGGGCCGAAGTCATCAAGGTCGAGAATCCCGCCGAGGGCGGCGAGGTCGGCCGGCATGTCGGCCCCCATTTCTTCGGCCCCGGCAACAGCCATTTCTACCAGTCCTTCAACCGCAACAAGCGCAGCATCACCCTCAACCTGAAGCACCCCGAGGGCATGGCGGTGCTGCACGAGCTGGTGCGCTACGCCGACGCCGTGCTGGACAACCTGCGCGGCGACCTGCCGGACAAGCTGGGGCTGACCTACGAGCATCTGAAGGCGGTCAACCCGAAGATCGTCTGCGCCCACCTGTCCGCCTACGGGCGCACGGGGCCGCGGCGGGCCTGGCCGGGCTACGACTATCTGATGCAGGCGGAGGCCGGCTACCTGTCGGTGACCGGCGAGCCGGACGGCCCGCCCGCCCGCTTCGGCATGTCGGTGGTCGACATGATGACCGGCCTGATGACCGCCTTCGGCCTCGTCTCCGGCGTGGTTGGTGCGCGGGCCAGCGGCAAGGGCTCGGACGTGGATGTCAGCCTGTTCGACACGGCACTGCACAACATGACCTACCTCGCCACCTGGTACCTCAACGGCGGCCACAACCAGGGGCGGGAGCCGCGTTCCGCGCATCCCTCGCTGACCCCGTCGCAGCTCTACCGGACGCGCGACGGCTGGCTGTTCGTCATGTGCAACAAGGAGAAGTTCTGGCCGGTCTTCTGCGACAAGATCGGCAAGCCGGAATGGGGGGACGACCCGCGCTTCCGCAGCTTCAAGGACCGGCTCGCCAACCGCGAGCAGCTCACCGTCCTGCTGGACGAGGTGCTCGGCCAGCGCGACACGGCGGAGTGGGTGGAGATCCTCGGTGGCGCGGTTCCCGCGGCCCCCGTCCTCGACATCGCGCAGTCGCTGGAGAACCCCTTCGTCCGCGACAGCGACCGGGTCGCCGACTTCGCCTACCCGGACGGGTCCAACGGCGTGCGGATGCTGACCGGGCCGGTGCGCATCGGCGGCGAGCGGCTTCCCACCCGCCCCGCCCCGGCGCTGGGCGCCGACACCGAGGACGTGCTGGGCCGCATCGGCATCGGGCCGGAGCGGATCGCCGCACTGCGCGAGCAGGGGGCGCTGTGA
- a CDS encoding acyl-CoA dehydrogenase family protein, protein MSETTTSMTDAERDEQDRLILDSVDRFLDRHVRPVALKLEHDDTYPDEIVERMKELGLFGATIPEEYGGLGLRPSTYAKMIERISSVWMSLSGIINSHLIMAFIVTKTGTEEQKAAFLPRFATGELRGGLALTEPDCGTDLQAIRTVAKRDGDDYVINGSKTWITNGIQGSCFALLVKTDPTAQPRHKGMTMFLAEKGPGFKVSRKLEKLGYKGIDSAELVFEDYRVPADRLIGGVEGRGMACAISGLELGRVNVASRGVGVAQAALDESVKYSQQRKTFGKPIHEHQAVAMKLADMATRVSAARLLVQQAAKALDRGERCDYEAGMAKLFASEAAVENSLDAMRIHGGYGYSKEFVVERLYRDAPLLCIGEGTNEIQRIIIAKRLIEQNPV, encoded by the coding sequence ATGAGCGAGACCACCACCAGCATGACCGACGCGGAACGCGACGAGCAGGACCGCCTGATCCTCGACAGCGTGGACCGCTTCCTCGACCGCCATGTCCGGCCGGTCGCCCTGAAGCTGGAGCATGACGACACCTACCCCGACGAGATCGTCGAGCGGATGAAGGAGCTGGGCCTGTTCGGTGCGACGATCCCCGAGGAATACGGCGGGCTCGGCCTGCGGCCCTCCACCTACGCCAAGATGATCGAGCGCATCTCGTCGGTGTGGATGTCGCTGTCCGGCATCATCAACTCGCACCTCATCATGGCCTTCATCGTCACCAAGACGGGGACGGAGGAGCAGAAGGCCGCCTTCCTGCCGCGCTTCGCCACCGGCGAGCTGCGCGGCGGCCTCGCCTTGACCGAGCCGGACTGCGGCACCGACCTCCAGGCCATCCGCACGGTGGCCAAGCGCGACGGCGACGACTACGTCATCAACGGCTCGAAGACCTGGATCACCAACGGCATCCAGGGAAGCTGCTTCGCCCTGCTGGTCAAGACCGACCCGACGGCGCAGCCCCGCCACAAGGGCATGACGATGTTCCTGGCCGAGAAGGGGCCGGGCTTCAAGGTCAGCCGCAAGCTGGAGAAGCTGGGCTACAAGGGCATCGACTCCGCCGAGCTGGTCTTCGAGGACTACCGCGTTCCGGCCGACCGGCTGATCGGCGGGGTCGAGGGCCGCGGCATGGCCTGCGCCATCTCCGGCCTGGAGCTGGGCCGCGTCAACGTGGCGTCGCGCGGCGTCGGCGTCGCCCAGGCGGCGCTGGACGAATCCGTGAAGTACAGCCAGCAGCGCAAGACCTTCGGCAAGCCGATCCACGAGCATCAGGCCGTGGCGATGAAGCTGGCCGACATGGCGACCCGCGTTTCCGCGGCGCGGCTTCTCGTGCAGCAGGCGGCCAAGGCGCTCGACCGCGGCGAGCGCTGCGACTACGAGGCCGGCATGGCCAAGCTCTTCGCCTCCGAAGCGGCGGTGGAGAACTCCCTGGACGCCATGCGCATCCATGGCGGCTACGGCTATTCCAAGGAGTTCGTGGTGGAGCGGCTCTACCGCGACGCCCCCCTGCTGTGCATCGGCGAGGGCACCAACGAGATCCAGCGCATCATCATCGCCAAGCGGCTGATCGAGCAGAATCCGGTGTGA
- a CDS encoding amidase: MTDPTSLTLTEAARAVRDGTLRAEALADACLDRIARLNPTLNAFLSVEPEEALAAARAADAEVRAGRLRGPLHGVPLAHKDMFHRAGKRCTCGSPTIRGDFRPERTATVLERLDTAGAVTLGTLHMAEFAMGPTGHNAHLGRCRNPWDPDRITGGSSSGSGAAVAGRLAFGSLGSDTGGSVRLPAALCGVVGLKPTQGATPMDGVMPLSESLDCVGPLARSAEDAATLFSVITGRTDAVAAIGQGVEGLRLGIPRQFYYDGLDPAVAAALERARAVLERAGARVVDVDIPDHEPYGDLANLVFTPEAAAVHAPWLRERPQDYGPQVRARLLQGLMVPAASYLQAKQLRALHLRAMIDGPFARCDALFVPALRSRVPTAAQTDVGAGPAMAAVVAGVAALTRPVSYLGLPALVTPAGFDPDGMPIAMQLIARPQAEATLLRIADAYERAAGWLSRVPQTQVFS, translated from the coding sequence ATGACCGATCCCACATCACTGACCCTGACGGAGGCCGCAAGGGCGGTCCGCGACGGCACGCTGCGGGCGGAAGCCTTGGCCGACGCCTGCCTGGACCGCATCGCCCGGCTGAATCCGACGCTCAACGCCTTCCTGTCGGTCGAGCCGGAGGAGGCGCTGGCCGCCGCCCGCGCCGCCGACGCGGAGGTTCGGGCCGGGCGGCTGCGCGGGCCGCTGCACGGCGTGCCCCTGGCCCACAAGGACATGTTCCACCGCGCCGGCAAGCGCTGCACCTGCGGCTCTCCGACGATCCGCGGCGACTTCCGCCCGGAACGGACGGCCACGGTGCTGGAGCGGCTGGACACGGCGGGTGCGGTGACGCTCGGCACGCTGCACATGGCGGAGTTCGCCATGGGGCCGACCGGGCACAACGCCCATCTCGGGCGCTGCCGCAACCCCTGGGACCCTGACCGCATCACCGGCGGTTCCTCCTCCGGCTCCGGTGCGGCGGTGGCGGGGCGGCTGGCCTTCGGCTCGCTGGGGTCGGACACCGGCGGATCGGTGCGGCTTCCGGCGGCGCTGTGCGGCGTGGTCGGTCTGAAGCCGACGCAGGGGGCGACGCCGATGGACGGCGTGATGCCGCTGTCGGAAAGCCTGGACTGCGTCGGGCCGCTGGCGCGCAGCGCCGAGGACGCGGCGACGCTGTTCTCGGTCATCACCGGGCGGACGGACGCCGTGGCGGCCATCGGCCAGGGGGTCGAGGGGCTGCGGCTGGGCATCCCACGCCAATTCTACTACGATGGCCTGGACCCCGCCGTCGCCGCCGCGCTGGAGCGGGCGCGGGCGGTGCTGGAGCGCGCCGGCGCCCGCGTCGTGGACGTGGACATCCCCGACCACGAGCCCTACGGCGACCTTGCCAATCTCGTCTTCACGCCGGAGGCGGCTGCCGTCCATGCGCCCTGGCTGCGCGAACGTCCGCAGGACTACGGCCCGCAGGTGCGTGCCCGCCTTCTGCAGGGGCTGATGGTGCCGGCGGCCTCCTACCTCCAGGCGAAGCAGCTCCGCGCGCTTCATCTCCGGGCGATGATCGACGGCCCCTTCGCCCGGTGCGACGCGCTGTTCGTCCCCGCCCTGCGCAGCCGCGTGCCGACCGCCGCCCAGACCGACGTGGGGGCCGGGCCGGCGATGGCCGCGGTGGTCGCCGGGGTGGCGGCGCTGACCCGCCCGGTTTCCTACCTCGGCCTGCCGGCGCTCGTCACGCCCGCCGGCTTCGATCCGGACGGGATGCCGATCGCCATGCAGCTCATCGCCCGCCCGCAGGCGGAAGCCACGCTGCTGCGCATCGCCGACGCCTACGAGCGCGCCGCCGGCTGGCTGAGCCGCGTCCCCCAGACACAGGTCTTCTCGTGA
- a CDS encoding MmgE/PrpD family protein, giving the protein MPATDPTMESIAATLAAFVADTPDDAIPAEVRTRAPHHMLDAVGIALASTRYDFAHKTLTALRGLAGEGPVPVIGMPASLPARDAATVNGLLCHGLDYDDTHIGGVIHPTASVMPAVLSAAAMTGADGRSVVSAYVLGVEVAARLGAVARGGFHQVGFHPTGMIGVFGCALAAGRLLGLTRAQLAAAQGIALSMASGSLEFLEDGAWNKRLHPGWAAAAGITAAALAREGFTGVTRPYEGRFGLFNAYLGKEAGRAELSIATAGLGETWELMATAIKPYPACHFTHACVDAALELRRDGLDLARIRRIEALVPEQVVKTVCEPEANKKRPSNSYDAQFSVPFLVAAALVRGRLTLAELENDALGDAAILDIASKVSYRHDPDSPFPKAYSGELVITLDDGRELRHREHINRGAADRPLSNAEIVDKYRGNAAMTVNETAAARIADAVLGLDASPRAADSLSVLSPSVR; this is encoded by the coding sequence ATGCCCGCCACCGATCCGACCATGGAATCCATCGCCGCCACGCTGGCGGCTTTCGTCGCCGACACCCCCGACGACGCCATTCCAGCGGAGGTCCGCACCCGCGCGCCGCACCACATGCTGGACGCCGTGGGCATCGCGCTCGCCTCGACGCGCTACGACTTCGCCCACAAGACGCTGACCGCCCTGCGCGGGCTGGCGGGGGAGGGGCCGGTGCCGGTGATCGGCATGCCCGCCTCGCTGCCCGCCCGCGACGCGGCGACGGTCAACGGACTGCTCTGCCACGGTCTCGACTACGACGACACCCACATCGGCGGCGTCATCCACCCAACCGCCAGCGTGATGCCCGCCGTGCTGTCGGCGGCGGCGATGACCGGGGCGGACGGCCGTTCCGTGGTCAGCGCCTACGTGCTGGGCGTCGAGGTGGCGGCCCGGCTCGGCGCGGTGGCGCGCGGCGGCTTCCACCAGGTGGGCTTCCACCCGACGGGCATGATCGGCGTGTTCGGCTGCGCGCTGGCCGCCGGCCGGCTGCTCGGCCTGACCCGCGCGCAGCTCGCCGCCGCCCAGGGCATCGCCCTGTCGATGGCGAGCGGCAGCCTGGAATTCCTGGAGGACGGCGCCTGGAACAAGCGCCTGCATCCCGGCTGGGCGGCGGCGGCGGGCATCACCGCGGCGGCGCTGGCCCGCGAGGGCTTCACCGGCGTCACCCGCCCCTATGAGGGCCGCTTCGGCCTGTTCAACGCCTATCTCGGCAAGGAGGCCGGGCGCGCCGAGCTGAGCATCGCCACCGCCGGCCTCGGCGAGACGTGGGAGCTGATGGCGACGGCGATCAAGCCCTATCCCGCCTGCCACTTCACCCATGCCTGCGTCGACGCCGCCCTGGAGCTGCGCCGCGACGGCCTCGACCTCGCGCGCATCCGCCGCATCGAGGCCCTGGTGCCCGAGCAGGTGGTCAAGACCGTCTGCGAGCCGGAGGCCAACAAGAAGCGGCCGTCCAACTCCTACGACGCGCAGTTCAGCGTGCCCTTCCTGGTCGCCGCCGCGCTGGTGCGCGGGCGCCTGACCCTGGCGGAGCTGGAGAACGACGCGCTGGGCGACGCGGCGATCCTCGACATTGCGTCGAAGGTGTCCTACCGCCACGACCCGGACTCGCCCTTCCCGAAGGCCTATTCGGGCGAGCTGGTCATCACGCTCGACGACGGGCGCGAGCTGCGCCACCGCGAGCACATCAACCGCGGCGCCGCCGACCGCCCGCTGTCCAACGCCGAGATCGTGGACAAGTACCGCGGCAACGCCGCCATGACCGTGAACGAGACCGCCGCGGCGCGCATCGCCGACGCCGTCCTCGGTCTCGACGCCAGCCCGCGCGCGGCGGACTCGCTGTCCGTGCTGTCGCCGTCCGTCCGCTGA
- a CDS encoding MFS transporter, with amino-acid sequence MTTQETPPAPFPLLLAEVTSVQTVATLSVLTLATVAPLAAASLGVGSEAVGYQISVIYSAAALVSAFAGLVVRRWGAGTVGVLALALGLVGCLGLATGSLWVAALASVLLGIGYGLVNPSSSHLLNRFTPPARRNLVFSLKQTGVPLAGVLAGLTLPGIGEIAGWRGAALAVAGMFALLLVLFAPGRRVWDDDRSPGLPIRGNLMEGPRLVWRVPALRGFALMGFFFSAIQLSLMAFTVNMLVHDLHWSIVSAGLAVSVMQAAGAAARIGWGLLADRLRSGVAVLGGIGVLSASAALATAGLGPSWPIPAVIGVLTVFGVAAIGWNGVFLAEVARVAPKGTASTATGGALMFTFSGVVVGPALFATLFNTVGSYGETFALMMAFPLAGAAAVLFWSRRKT; translated from the coding sequence ATGACCACGCAAGAAACCCCGCCCGCCCCCTTTCCCCTGCTGCTGGCGGAGGTGACCAGCGTCCAGACCGTCGCCACCCTCTCGGTCCTGACCCTGGCGACGGTCGCCCCGCTGGCCGCAGCCTCGCTGGGCGTGGGGTCGGAGGCGGTCGGCTACCAGATCAGCGTCATCTACAGCGCCGCCGCCTTGGTGTCGGCCTTCGCAGGGCTGGTGGTCCGCCGCTGGGGCGCCGGGACGGTGGGCGTCCTGGCGCTGGCGCTGGGTCTGGTCGGTTGCCTGGGACTCGCCACCGGGTCCCTGTGGGTTGCGGCGCTGGCGTCGGTGCTGCTCGGCATCGGTTACGGGCTGGTGAACCCGTCCTCCTCCCACCTCTTGAACCGCTTCACCCCGCCGGCCCGGCGCAATCTGGTCTTCTCGCTGAAGCAGACCGGCGTGCCGCTGGCCGGCGTGCTGGCCGGGCTGACCCTGCCGGGAATCGGTGAAATCGCCGGCTGGCGCGGGGCGGCGCTGGCGGTGGCCGGCATGTTCGCGCTGCTGCTCGTCCTCTTCGCGCCGGGCCGCCGGGTGTGGGACGACGACCGCAGCCCCGGCCTGCCGATCCGCGGCAATCTGATGGAGGGGCCGCGGCTGGTCTGGCGGGTGCCGGCGCTGCGCGGCTTCGCCCTGATGGGCTTCTTCTTCTCGGCGATCCAGCTGTCGCTGATGGCCTTCACGGTGAACATGCTGGTGCACGATCTGCACTGGTCCATCGTGTCCGCCGGGCTGGCCGTGTCGGTGATGCAGGCAGCAGGGGCAGCGGCGCGCATCGGCTGGGGGCTGCTGGCCGACCGGCTGCGCTCCGGCGTGGCGGTGCTGGGCGGCATCGGCGTGCTGTCCGCCAGCGCCGCATTGGCCACCGCCGGCCTGGGGCCGAGCTGGCCGATACCCGCGGTGATCGGCGTGCTGACGGTGTTCGGCGTCGCCGCCATCGGCTGGAACGGCGTGTTCCTGGCGGAGGTGGCGCGGGTCGCGCCGAAGGGAACGGCCAGCACGGCGACGGGCGGTGCGCTGATGTTCACCTTCTCCGGCGTGGTCGTCGGGCCGGCGCTGTTCGCCACCCTGTTCAACACGGTTGGCAGCTACGGCGAGACCTTCGCCCTGATGATGGCCTTCCCGCTGGCCGGGGCGGCGGCCGTCCTGTTCTGGTCGCGCCGCAAAACTTGA